CGCTGGATGGCGAGGCTCGCGGCCTCGACCGCGGCCTCGCGCTCCTCGTCGGTGGAGGTCGGGTAGCGCTGGGGCACGGAGGTCATGGTGCCAGTCGCGCGGTGGTGAAGCGCGCACGGCCCGCGAGGTCGGTGTGGTCGCGGACCTCGCTCCACCGACCCGTGGCGGTCAGGACGGCGGGCACCGCCTCGCCCTGGACGTCGGCGTGCTCGACCCCGAGCACGCCCCCGGGCCGCAGCAGCAGGGCCGCGCGGACGGCCAGTCGGCGGATGGCGTCGAGGCCGTCGTCGCCGGAGAACAGCGCCAGGTGCGGGTCGTGGTCGCGGGCCTCGGGCGCCACGGACTCCCAGGCCTCCAGCGGGACGTACGGCGGGTTGCAGACCACCACGTCGACGCCGCCGAGCAGGTCGTCGAAGGCCGTGAAGGCGTCCCCGAGCCGCAGGTCGACACCGGTGCCGGCCAGGTTGCGGGCGGCGTAGGCGTGCGCGGCCTCGTCGAGCTCGACGGCGTGCACCTCGACGTCGGGCGCCTCGTCCGCGACCGCCTTGGCGATGGCGCCCGAGCCCGTGCAGAGGTCGACCAGCACGCCGCCGTCCGGGGCCTGCTCGATGGCCCACCCGGCCAGCAGCTCGGTCTCGGGTCGGGGCGTGAACACGCCGGGACCGACCTCGAGCCGCACGTGCCGGAACCACGCCTCGCCCGTCAGGTGCTGCAGGGGCTCGCGGAGGGCCCGGCGCTCCAGCAGCCCGTCGTACGCCGCGAGCTCGCGTTCGCCCACCTCGTCCAGCAGGAACAACCGCCCCCGCGCGACGCCGACCACGTGCGCGAGGAGCTCCTCGGCGTCGTGCCGGGGGCTCGGCACGCCGGCGGCCTCCAGCCGCGCGGTCGCCGCGCCCAGCAGCGCCCGGGGCCTCACTGCTCGAGGGCCGCCAGCCGGTCGGCGAGGTCCATCTCCAGGCAGGATTCGAGGACGGGCTGGAGGTCGCCGTCCAGGACCTGGTCGAGGTTGTAGGACTTGTAGCCGGTGCGGTGGTCGGAGATGCGGTTCTCCGGGTAGTTGTAGGTGCGGATCCGCTCGGAGCGGTCCACGGTGCGCACCTGGCTGCGGCGGGCGTCGCTGGCGGCCGCGTCGGCCTCCTCCTGCGCCGCGACCAGGAGCCGGGCGCGCAGGATGCGCAGGGCCTGCTCCTTGTTCTGCAGCTGCGACTTCTCGTTCTGGCAGCTGACCACGATGCCGGTGGGCAGGTGGGTGATGCGGACCGCGGAGTCGGTGGTGTTGACGCTCTGGCCGCCGGGGCCGCTGGAGCGGAAGACGTCGATGCGCAGGTCGTTGTCGTTGACCTCCACGTCGACCTGCTCGGCCTCGGGCAGCACCAGGACGCCGGCCGCGCTGGTGTGCACCCGCCCCTGGGACTCGGTCACCGGGACCCGCTGGACGCGGTGCACGCCGCCCTCGAACTTGAGCAGGCCGTACGGCGCCTCGCCCGGCTCGGTGGCGCCCTTGGCCTTGACCGCGACGGTCACGGACTTGTAGCCGCCCAGGTCGGACTCGGCCGCGTCGAGGAGCTCGACCTTCCAGCCGCGGCGCTCGGCGTACCGGGAGTACATGCGCAGCAGGTCGCCGGCGAACAGCGCCGACTCCTCCCCGCCCTCACCGGACTTCACCTCGAGGATGGCGTCCTTGTCGTCGGCCGGGTCGCGCGGGACCAGGAGCAGCCGGAGCTTCTCCTCCGCCTCGTGACGGCGCTGGCCGAGGGTCTCGACCTCCTCGGCGAAGGCCTCGTCCTCCTTGGCCAGCTCACGGGCGGCCTCGACGTCACCGCCGAGGCTGTCCCACTCGTGCTTGGCGGCGAGGATGCGACTCAGCTCGGCGTAGCGCTGGTTGAGCCGCTTGGCCAGGCGCGCGTCGGCGTGCGTCTCCGGCGCGGCCAGCTGCTTCTCCAGCTCGCCGTGCTCGGCTGCCATCGTGTCGACCGCCTCGAACACCGGGACCTCCTCTCGCCGTACGGGTGGGTGGTGGAACAGGGGGTGAAATCGCCAGCGCCGACCCACGCCCTGACGGGCACGGGTCGGCGCTGGGGGGAAGCTACTTGCTGTCGGCCGCCGCTGCGTCCTTCTTCTGGGCCGCCTTGGCGTAGCGAGCCTCGAAGCGGGCCACGCGGCCGCCGGTGTCGAGGATCTTCTGCTTGCCCGTGTAGAACGGGTGGCACTGCGAGCAGACGTCGGCGTGGATCGCGCCGTTCTTCGCGGTGCTGCGCGTGGTGAACGACGCGCCGCAGGTGCAGGTGACCTGGGTGTCGTGGTAGTCCGGGTGGATGTCGGCCTTCATGGTGTCCTCTCTCGGCGCCCCGGGTCGTCAGCGCGGGACGCGCGACGTGAACCGGAGCCAGCAGTACATGCTAGGCAACGCCGCACCCACCCGTCACATTCCCGCCGACCGGGAGCCCCGCGAGGCTCAGACGGCGGCGCGGGCGAGCAGGGCCTCGACGCGCGAGGCGAGGTCCTTGGGGCTGAACGGCTTGGTGATGTAGTCGTCGGCACCGGAGTCGTAGCCGGTCTGCACGTCGGACTGCTGGGCGCGGGCGGTCAGCAGGATGACCGGGATGTCCTTGAGCGCCGGGTTGCTGCGGATCTCGCGGACCGCCTCGAGGCCGGTGAGCCCCGGCATCATCACGTCGAGGACCGCGAGGTCCGGGTGGGTGTCGCGGCAGGCGTCGACCGCGGCGCTGCCGTCGGCCACGGTGACGATCTGGTGACCGAGGGTGGCGAGCTTGAACTCCACGAGATCGCGGATGTCCACGTCGTCGTCAGCCACCACGATGAGCGCCACAGATGCTCCTTCTCCCCCGTCGGTCGCTGTCGAGTATCGACGCATCCGCACACCCCGCGCAGCCAAACGCCGAGGAAGTCGCGATCCGGCCCCGAGACCACCCGATCGGGTCCCCGGCACCGGGCCGGGGACCCTCCGAACGGGTGGTCCGGACGACGTGCCGGCTAGACGGAGGCCAGCAGCTCGTCGTTGGAGCCCGTCCTGGCGATCCGGTCGAGCAGCTCGCGCAGCGCCTCCTCGGGCGTCTTCGCGGCCAGCCGGGTGCGCAGCCGGTCCAGCGCCGCCGCCCGGGTGCCGAGCAGCGCCGCCTCGTGCCGGGTGCCGGACTGCGCCAGGTCCACGGCCGGGAAGACCCGGGCCTCGGCCAGGTCGCCGCTGAGCCGCAGCAGGAGGTTCTCGGTGCCGGTGAGCTCCTCGACCAGCAGCTCGTCGACCGCCGAGCCGCTGTCGACCAGCGCGGTGGCCAGGACAGTCAGCGAGCCGCCGTCCTCGAGGGTGCGGGCGGCGCCGAAGAAGCGCTTGGTCGGGTACAGCGACGCCGCGTCCACGCCGCCGGCCAGGGTGCGGCCCCCGGTCGAGGCGGTGAGGTTGTACGCGCGGCCGAGCCGGGTCAGCCCGTCCAGCAGCACGACCACGTCGTGGCCGAGCTCGACGAGCCGCTTGGCCCGCTCGATGGCCAGCTCGGCGACCGTGGTGTGGTCGGCCGGCGGGCGGTCGAACGTCGAGGCGATGACCTCGCCCTTGACGCTGCGCTGGAAGTCGGTGACCTCCTCGGGCCGCTCGTCGACGAGCACGACCATCAGGTGCGCCTCGGGGCTGTTGGCGGTCACGGCCGCGGCGACGGCCTGCAGGATCGTCGTCCGGCCCGAGCGCGCCGGCGCCACGATCAGCCCGCGCTGGCCCTTGCCCACCGGCGCGGCCAGGTCGAGCACCCGGCCGACCACGTCGTCCGCGCCCGTCTCCAGCCGCAGCCGCTCGCGCGGGTGCACCGGCGTCGCGGTGGTGAAGTCGACGCGGTTCTTGGCCGCGTCGGGGTCCGCGCCGTTGACCGCGTCGATGCGGACCATCGGGTTGAACTTCTCCTTGCGCTCCCCCTCGCGCGGCTGGCGCACCTGGCCCACGACCGCGTCGCCCCGGCGCAGGCCGTAGCGGCGCACCATCGACAGCGAGAGGTACACGTCGTCGACGCCCGGCAGGTAGCCGCTGGTCCGCACGAACGCGTAGTTGTCGAGCACGTCGAGGATCCCCGCCGCCGGCACCAGGACGTCGTCGTCGAGGATCGTGGTGTCCGGCTCGCTGCGGCTCCCGGGCTGGCGGGTGCGGTCGCGGTCGCGGCCCCGGCGGCGCCGGCTGCGGCGCCCGCCCTCGCCGTCCTCGTCGTCCGCGTCGACCGGCTCCGGCTCGCGCTGGGACTGCTGCGGCTGGTTGCGCTGCTGGTCCCGCTGCTGGTCCCGCTGCTGCTGGCCGTCGCGCTGCTGGTCCCGCTGCTGGTCCCGCTGCTGCTGGCCGTCGCGCTGCTGGTCCCGCTGCTGGTTGCCCTGCTGGTTGCCCTGCTGGTCCCGCTGCGGGCGGCTCTGCTGGCGGTCGCGCTGGGCCTGCTGGTCGCGCTGGGCCTGCTGGTCCTTCTGCTGATCCTTCTGCTGGTCCTTCTGCTGGTCCCGCTGCCGCTCCTGGCGCTCGGGCTGCCGCTCCTGGCGCTCCTGCCGCTCCTGGCGCTCCTGCCGCTCCTGGCGCTCCTGCCGCTCCGGCTGCCGCTCGGGCTGGCGCTCCCGGCGCTCGGGCTGGGGCTCGGCCTTGACCTCGGCGCGACGCGGCTGCTCGCGCGTCTCGGTGGGCAGCGCCGGCTGGGCCTGGGCGGCCTTGATGGCGTCGACGAGCTGGGCCTTCTTCATCGACCCGGAGCCCTTGATGCCGAGGCCGCCGGCCATCGACTTCAGGTCGGCGAGCAGCATGCCGCCCAGGCCGCCGCTCTTCTTGGCCGCCTTCTTCACCGGCTTCTCAGCGCTGGGCTGGGCGGCGGGGGCGGCGGTGGTCTCGTTGTCTGCTTCGGTCACGGTGGTCCTTCGCTGTGCCGGCGCAACCTGCACGACAGGGGCCGGCACGAGAGTGGAAGTGGTGCACCTCAGATGCGGTGCCGCGCCGACAGATCCGGCGCTGGGCCGAACATATCAGGACGGTTCGACCCGGGCGCCGTCGGCGCTGACCGGCAGCCGGAGGTGGCGCCAGCCGTCCGGGGCGTACGCCGCGAGGTCGGCCCCGGCGCCGTCCTCCCCCGCCACCAGCACGAGCACCGTCGGCCCGGCGCCGGACACCACGGCGGCGTGGCCGTCGGCGCGCAGCCGGTCGACCAGGTCGAGGGAGGCGGGCATGGCGGGGCGGCGGTACTCCTGGTGCAGCCGGTCGCGGGTGGCCCGCCACAGCTGGTCGGTCCGGCCGGCGAGGGCGGCCACGAGCAGGGCGGCGGCGCCGGCGTCGGCCGCGGCGTCGGCGTGCGGGACGCTCGCCGGCAACAGCCCGCGCGCGACCTCGGTCGACAGGGGCTCGGGCGGCAGGAACACGACGGCGGAGACCTGCGGGTCCACGGGCGAGCCGACGGCGTACAGCTCGCCGCGCTCGTCGGTCCCGGACAGCACGAACCCGCCGTGCAGCGCCGGCGCCACGTTGTCGGGGTGGCCCTCCTGGTCGACGGCCAGCGCCAGGAGGTCGTCGTCGGACAGGCGCTCGGGCCCGGACACCACGAGCGCGCGGGCGAGCACCAGGCCGCCGACGATCGCGGCCGAGGACGAGCCGAGGCCGCGGGCGTGCGGGATGGCGTTGCGGCACGACAGCCGCAGTCCGGAGGGCCGTTCGCCGAGGGCGTCGAAGGCCAGCCGCATGGCCCGCAGGACCAGGTGGGTCTCGTCCAGCGGCACCGACCCGGCGCCCTCCCCCACGACGTCCACCCCGATGCCGGTGTCGGTCAGCTCGCCCTCGAGCTCGTCGCGCAGGCCCAGGGCCAGGCCCAGGCAGTCGAAGCCCGGACCGAGGTTGGCGGAGGTGGCGGGGACCGTGACCCGGACGCTCACGCGAGCCCGGCGGCCTCCGCCGCCGCGGTCACGTCGGCGTCGACCACCGACTCGACCATCGGCCCGAACCCCTCGAGCGCCGTGACCGTGTCCTTGAGCCCGTGGCCGGTGACGGTCACGACGACCGTGCTGCCGGCGTAGGAGTCCCCCGCGGCCACGTCGGCCAGCAGGCCCGCGACGCCGGCCGCGGAGGCGGGCTCCACGAACACGCCGTCGTGGCCGGCCAGGTCGCGCTGGGCGGCCAGGATCTGGTCGTCACTCAGCGCCCGGAACCGGCCGCCGGACTCGTGGGCGGCGACCTCGGCCAGCTTCCACGAGGCCGGGTTGCCGATCCGGATCGCGGTGGCCCTGGTCTCGGGGTCGGGGAACGGCTCGCCGGTCACCAGCGGCGACGCGCCCTCGGCCTGGAAGCCGTGCATGCGCGGGCGGCGGGTGGCCTCGCCGAGCTCGAGGTACTGCGTGTAGCCGAGCCAGTACGCCGAGATGTTGCCGGCGTTGCCGACCGGCAGCAGGTGGTAGTCCGGGGCGTCGCCGAGGAAGTCCACGATCTCGAACGCCGCGGTCTTCTGCCCCTCGAGGCGGACGGGGTTCACCGAGTTCACGAGGGCGACGGGGTACTCCCACGCGAGGCCCTTGGCCAGCCCCAGGCAGTCGTCGAAGTTGCCGCGGACCATGATCACGCGGGCGCCGTGCAGGATCGCCTGGGCCATCTTGCCGGCCGCGATCTTGCCCTCGGGGACCAGGACGAGCGGGGTGAGCCCGGCCTTCGCGGCGTACGCCGCCATGGACGCGCTGGTGTTGCCTGTGGAGGCGCACACCACGGCCTCGGCCCCCTCGTGCACCGCGACCGAGATCGCGGCGGTCATGCCACGGTCCTTGAACGAGCCGGTCGGGTTGTCGCCCTCGACCTTGAGCCAGACGTCCGCGCCGCTGTGCCCGGACAGCCACTCGGAGTGCACCAGCGGGGTGCCCCCCTCGCGCAGCGTGACCGCGGCGACGCCGTCGGGGAGGTCGAGGAGGTCGCGGTACTCCTCGACGACCCCGCGCCACTGGTGGGTGCGCCCGGTGCTCACTCCTCGCCGCCTTCCACGCGCATCACCGAGGTGACCTCGCGGACGATGTCCATGCCGCGCAGGTGCTCCACGGTCGCGGCCAGCGCGGCGTCGGTGGCGCTGTGGCTGACCACGACCAGCTGGGCGTCGTCGTCGCGGCCCTCCTGGCGCACGGTCTGGATGGAGACGC
This genomic window from Nocardioides anomalus contains:
- the prmC gene encoding peptide chain release factor N(5)-glutamine methyltransferase; this translates as MRPRALLGAATARLEAAGVPSPRHDAEELLAHVVGVARGRLFLLDEVGERELAAYDGLLERRALREPLQHLTGEAWFRHVRLEVGPGVFTPRPETELLAGWAIEQAPDGGVLVDLCTGSGAIAKAVADEAPDVEVHAVELDEAAHAYAARNLAGTGVDLRLGDAFTAFDDLLGGVDVVVCNPPYVPLEAWESVAPEARDHDPHLALFSGDDGLDAIRRLAVRAALLLRPGGVLGVEHADVQGEAVPAVLTATGRWSEVRDHTDLAGRARFTTARLAP
- the prfA gene encoding peptide chain release factor 1, whose product is MFEAVDTMAAEHGELEKQLAAPETHADARLAKRLNQRYAELSRILAAKHEWDSLGGDVEAARELAKEDEAFAEEVETLGQRRHEAEEKLRLLLVPRDPADDKDAILEVKSGEGGEESALFAGDLLRMYSRYAERRGWKVELLDAAESDLGGYKSVTVAVKAKGATEPGEAPYGLLKFEGGVHRVQRVPVTESQGRVHTSAAGVLVLPEAEQVDVEVNDNDLRIDVFRSSGPGGQSVNTTDSAVRITHLPTGIVVSCQNEKSQLQNKEQALRILRARLLVAAQEEADAAASDARRSQVRTVDRSERIRTYNYPENRISDHRTGYKSYNLDQVLDGDLQPVLESCLEMDLADRLAALEQ
- the rpmE gene encoding 50S ribosomal protein L31 produces the protein MKADIHPDYHDTQVTCTCGASFTTRSTAKNGAIHADVCSQCHPFYTGKQKILDTGGRVARFEARYAKAAQKKDAAAADSK
- a CDS encoding response regulator transcription factor; this translates as MALIVVADDDVDIRDLVEFKLATLGHQIVTVADGSAAVDACRDTHPDLAVLDVMMPGLTGLEAVREIRSNPALKDIPVILLTARAQQSDVQTGYDSGADDYITKPFSPKDLASRVEALLARAAV
- the rho gene encoding transcription termination factor Rho is translated as MTEADNETTAAPAAQPSAEKPVKKAAKKSGGLGGMLLADLKSMAGGLGIKGSGSMKKAQLVDAIKAAQAQPALPTETREQPRRAEVKAEPQPERRERQPERQPERQERQERQERQERQERQERQPERQERQRDQQKDQQKDQQKDQQAQRDQQAQRDRQQSRPQRDQQGNQQGNQQRDQQRDGQQQRDQQRDQQRDGQQQRDQQRDQQRNQPQQSQREPEPVDADDEDGEGGRRSRRRRGRDRDRTRQPGSRSEPDTTILDDDVLVPAAGILDVLDNYAFVRTSGYLPGVDDVYLSLSMVRRYGLRRGDAVVGQVRQPREGERKEKFNPMVRIDAVNGADPDAAKNRVDFTTATPVHPRERLRLETGADDVVGRVLDLAAPVGKGQRGLIVAPARSGRTTILQAVAAAVTANSPEAHLMVVLVDERPEEVTDFQRSVKGEVIASTFDRPPADHTTVAELAIERAKRLVELGHDVVVLLDGLTRLGRAYNLTASTGGRTLAGGVDAASLYPTKRFFGAARTLEDGGSLTVLATALVDSGSAVDELLVEELTGTENLLLRLSGDLAEARVFPAVDLAQSGTRHEAALLGTRAAALDRLRTRLAAKTPEEALRELLDRIARTGSNDELLASV
- the thrB gene encoding homoserine kinase: MSVRVTVPATSANLGPGFDCLGLALGLRDELEGELTDTGIGVDVVGEGAGSVPLDETHLVLRAMRLAFDALGERPSGLRLSCRNAIPHARGLGSSSAAIVGGLVLARALVVSGPERLSDDDLLALAVDQEGHPDNVAPALHGGFVLSGTDERGELYAVGSPVDPQVSAVVFLPPEPLSTEVARGLLPASVPHADAAADAGAAALLVAALAGRTDQLWRATRDRLHQEYRRPAMPASLDLVDRLRADGHAAVVSGAGPTVLVLVAGEDGAGADLAAYAPDGWRHLRLPVSADGARVEPS
- the thrC gene encoding threonine synthase — encoded protein: MSTGRTHQWRGVVEEYRDLLDLPDGVAAVTLREGGTPLVHSEWLSGHSGADVWLKVEGDNPTGSFKDRGMTAAISVAVHEGAEAVVCASTGNTSASMAAYAAKAGLTPLVLVPEGKIAAGKMAQAILHGARVIMVRGNFDDCLGLAKGLAWEYPVALVNSVNPVRLEGQKTAAFEIVDFLGDAPDYHLLPVGNAGNISAYWLGYTQYLELGEATRRPRMHGFQAEGASPLVTGEPFPDPETRATAIRIGNPASWKLAEVAAHESGGRFRALSDDQILAAQRDLAGHDGVFVEPASAAGVAGLLADVAAGDSYAGSTVVVTVTGHGLKDTVTALEGFGPMVESVVDADVTAAAEAAGLA